A genomic stretch from Mesoplodon densirostris isolate mMesDen1 chromosome 3, mMesDen1 primary haplotype, whole genome shotgun sequence includes:
- the LOC132486852 gene encoding protocadherin beta-4, translating to METLERIQQNRQVMTFILMVFLSQAHPAPIRYSVLEETESVSFIAHLTKDLGLGIGELAARSAQVVCDDDKQRLLLDRQTGDLLLREKLDREDICGPVEPCVLHFQVFLETPVQFFEGELLIQDVNDHSPVFPNREMLLKIPENSQPGTVFPLKLAQDLDVGSNGLQKYTISPNSHFHVVTRNHSEGKKYPDLVQDKALDREEQPEFSLTLMALDGGSPPRSGTSMLRILIMDVNDNAPEFVHTPYEVQVLENSPLDSPILTVLARDVDAGNFGAVSYGLFQASEEIKQTFSINEITGEIRLTKILDFEQIKSYHVEIEATDGGGLSGKGTVVIEVVDVNDNAPELTIPSLTCSIPENAPETVVSIFRIRDRDSGDNGRMVCSIPGNLPFILKPTLKNFYTLVTESPLDRESRAEYNITITVTDMGTPRLKTEHNITVLVADVNDNAPAFTQTSYTLTVRENNSPALHIGTVRATDRDAGANAQVTYSLLPPLDPHVPLASLVSINPDNGHLFALRSLDYEALRAFEFRVGAADRGSPALSSQALVRVLVADDNDNAPFVLYPLQNASAPCTELVPRAAEAGYLVTKVVAVDGDSGQNAWLSYQLLKATEPGLFGVWAHNGEVRTARLLSERDAAKHRLVVLVKDNGEPPLSASVTLHLLLVDGFSQPYLPAPEAEAADAAPAAPLTVYLVVALASVSSLFLFSVLVFVAVRLCRRGGAASVGRCSVPEGPFPGHLVDVSGTGTLSQSYQYEVCLTGDHETGEFKFLKPVFPKQLVQNTEREIKRKPQLQE from the coding sequence ATGGAGACGCTAGAGAGAATTCAACAAAACAGGCAAGTGATGACCTTTATTTTGATGGTATTCTTGTCTCAGGCTCACCCTGCACCTATTCGTTATTCTGTGCTGGAAGAAACAGAGAGCGTCTCCTTTATAGCCCATTTGACCAAGGACCTGGGCCTGGGAATTGGGGAGCTGGCCGCCCGGTCGGCCCAGGTGGTGTGTGACGATGACAAGCAGCGCTTGCTGCTAGATCGCCAGACTGGAGATTTGCTTTTGAGGGAGAAACTAGACCGGGAAGATATATGTGGCCCCGTTGAACCCTGTGTGCTGCATTTCCAAGTGTTCCTGGAAACTCCGGTGCAATTTTTTGAAGGAGAACTATTAATCCAGGACGTAAATGACCACTCCCCAGTATTCCCGAATAGGGAAATGCTCCTGAAAATACCGGAAAACAGCCAGCCAGGGACTGTTTTTCCGTTGAAATTAGCTCAGGATTTGGATGTGGGCAGCAATGGTCTTCAAAAATACACTATCAGCCCCAATTCTCATTTTCACGTTGTCACTCGAAATCATAGTGAGGGCAAGAAATATCCAGATTTGGTGCAGGACAAAGCACTGGATCGAGAGGAGCAGCCTGAGTTCAGCTTAACCCTCATGGCGCTGGATGGTGGGTCTCCACCTAGGTCTGGCACCAGCATGTTACGAATCCTGATCATGGATGTCAATGACAATGCTCCTGAGTTTGTGCACACTCCATATGAGGTGCAGGTTCTGGAAAACAGCCCCCTAGACTCCCCAATACTTACTGTTTTAGCTAGGGATGTAGATGCTGGAAACTTTGGGGCTGTTTCCTATGGCTTGTTCCAAGCATCAGAGGAAATTAAACAAACTTTCTCAATAAATGAAATCACAGGAGAAATCCGACTGACAAAGATATTGGATTTTGAACAAATTAAATCTTACCACGTGGAAATTGAGGCTACAGATGGAGGAGGCCTTTCCGGAAAAGGCACTGTAGTCATAGAGGTGGTAGATGTGAATGACAACGCCCCTGAACTTACCATACCTTCACTCACCTGCTCCATCCCAGAAAATGCTCCTGAGACTGTAGTCTCCATCTTCCGAATTCGAGATAGAGACTCCGGAGACAATGGAAGGATGGTTTGCTCTATTCCAGGTAATCTGCCATTCATTCTAAAACCGACTTTAAAGAATTTCTACACCCTGGTAACAGAGAGCCCGTTGGACAGAGAGAGCAGAGCCGAGTACAACATCACCATCACCGTCACAGATATGGGAACCCCCAGGCTGAAAACCGAGCACAACATAACCGTGCTGGTGGCCGACGTCAACGACAACGCCCCCGCCTTCACCCAGACCTCCTACACCCTGACCGTCCGCGAGAACAACAGCCCCGCCCTGCACATCGGCACTGTCCGCGCCACAGACAGAGACGCGGGCGCCAACGCCCAGGTCACCTACTCGCTGCTGCCGCCCCTCGACCCGCACGTgcccctggcttccctggtgtccaTCAACCCGGACAACGGCCACCTGTTCGCCCTGAGGTCCCTTGACTACGAGGCCCTAAGAGCGTTCGAGTTCCGCGTGGGCGCCGCCGATCGCGGCTCGCCCGCGCTCAGCAGCCAGGCGCTGGTGCGCGTGCTCGTGGCGGACGACAACGACAACGCGCCCTTCGTGCTGTACCCGCTGCAGAACGCCTCGGCGCCCTGCACCGAGCTGGTGCCCAGGGCGGCCGAGGCGGGCTACCTGGTGACCAAGGTGGTGGCGGTGGACGGCGACTCGGGCCAGAACGCCTGGCTGTCGTACCAGCTGCTCAAGGCCACGGAGCCCGGGCTCTTCGGCGTGTGGGCGCACAATGGCGAGGTGCGCACGGCCCGACTGCTGAGCGAGCGTGACGCGGCCAAGCACAGGCTGGTGGTGCTGGTCAAGGACAACGGCGAGCCGCCGCTCTCGGCCAGCGTCACGCTGCACCTGCTGCTGGTGGACGGCTTCTCGCAGCCCTACCTGCCGGCCCCGGAAGCGGAAGCGGCGGACGCGGCCCCGGCCGCCCCACTCACCGTCTACCTGGTGGTCGCCTTGGCGTCGGTGTCGTCGCTTTTCCTCTTCTCGGTGCTGGTGTTCGTCGCGGTGCGGCTGTGCAGGAGGGGCGGGGCGGCCTCGGTGGGTCGCTGCTCGGTGCCCGAGGGACCCTTTCCGGGCCACCTGGTGGACGTCAGCGGCACGGGGACCCTGTCCCAGAGCTACCAGTACGAGGTGTGTCTGACGGGAGACCATGAAACCGGTGAGTTCAAATTCCTGAAGCCAGTATTTCCCAAACAGTTGGTTCagaacacagagagagaaattaaaagaaagcccCAACTGCAGGAATAG